One Echinicola strongylocentroti DNA window includes the following coding sequences:
- a CDS encoding VOC family protein, translating into MKEKIGIAIIALIVIIGSCKNKNSSISESSQTKETNTKSVKDMNSYISIFEIPATDISRAITFYKEILGVEIERLDFPEMEMGLFPYHDQMVTGVIMKGEGYEPSANGVTIYFNGGDNLQTILDKVEKNGGNIITPKTPHADESGFFAIFHDSEGNKIGLHSPN; encoded by the coding sequence ATGAAAGAAAAAATAGGCATTGCAATTATTGCCTTGATAGTAATCATTGGCTCTTGTAAAAACAAAAATTCTTCAATTTCCGAATCTAGCCAAACTAAGGAAACAAATACAAAAAGCGTAAAGGACATGAACAGTTACATCTCAATTTTTGAAATCCCAGCAACGGACATTTCACGGGCCATCACCTTTTACAAAGAAATTTTAGGAGTAGAAATTGAAAGGTTAGATTTCCCAGAAATGGAAATGGGGCTATTCCCCTACCACGACCAAATGGTGACAGGAGTAATTATGAAAGGAGAAGGCTACGAACCTTCCGCCAACGGAGTTACTATTTACTTCAATGGCGGAGATAACCTGCAAACTATTCTTGACAAAGTAGAAAAGAATGGTGGAAATATCATTACCCCAAAAACACCTCACGCTGATGAAAGTGGATTTTTTGCCATTTTCCACGACTCAGAGGGAAATAAAATCGGACTCCATTCGCCAAATTAA
- a CDS encoding 3'-5' exonuclease: MYLFFDTETTGLPRNWKAPVTDLNNWPRMIQIAWILCDAKGNRVETDDFIIRPENFKIPRDASRVHGISTERANNEGEDLSTVLTKFNELVERSDFLVAHNIGFDEKIIGAELLRKKIKSGFNRKRKLCTMQSSTNYCRLPGLYGYKWPKLSELHMKLFGEDFDDAHDASIDINVTEKCFWKMKKIGLV, from the coding sequence ATGTATCTATTTTTTGACACAGAAACCACAGGACTACCGCGGAATTGGAAAGCACCAGTAACGGATTTGAATAATTGGCCTAGAATGATTCAAATAGCATGGATTCTATGTGATGCCAAAGGAAATCGTGTAGAAACTGATGATTTTATAATTAGACCCGAAAACTTTAAAATCCCAAGAGATGCGTCCAGAGTACACGGAATTTCGACAGAAAGAGCAAACAATGAAGGAGAAGATCTTTCAACAGTTTTAACCAAATTTAATGAGCTAGTTGAACGTTCAGACTTTCTAGTTGCTCACAACATCGGTTTTGATGAGAAAATTATAGGAGCAGAATTATTGAGAAAAAAAATTAAAAGTGGTTTTAATAGAAAGAGGAAACTATGTACTATGCAATCATCGACTAATTATTGTAGGCTACCAGGACTTTATGGCTATAAGTGGCCTAAATTATCAGAATTACACATGAAATTATTCGGAGAAGATTTTGATGATGCACATGATGCCTCAATTGACATTAATGTCACGGAAAAATGCTTTTGGAAAATGAAAAAAATTGGATTAGTATAA
- a CDS encoding type II toxin-antitoxin system RelE/ParE family toxin: MDHSIPPYHVLGFGKQESTQKPLQAICKTLACIYNCIDDIFVNLTTEFKNMITKSRLKEQIRAGKITPEINDPNIRELVEGNYRIIYRRKSEESVSILTIHHIARDLNKRKGKFNK, translated from the coding sequence ATGGATCACTCCATACCACCTTACCACGTGCTTGGCTTCGGAAAGCAAGAAAGCACTCAGAAACCGCTGCAAGCTATATGTAAAACGTTAGCATGTATTTACAATTGTATTGATGATATTTTTGTAAATTTAACTACTGAATTTAAGAATATGATTACAAAATCAAGGCTCAAAGAGCAAATTCGTGCTGGAAAAATTACACCTGAGATAAATGACCCCAATATCAGGGAACTAGTAGAAGGTAATTACAGAATTATTTATCGAAGAAAATCTGAAGAATCTGTAAGTATTCTAACAATTCATCATATAGCGCGAGATTTGAACAAGAGAAAAGGAAAATTTAACAAATAA
- a CDS encoding AraC family transcriptional regulator, translating into MNYQTYEAHIDLKPLVSCYWTLEVPKQSEPQKQRIVPDGCIEMAFILGDDIKRYTSENEFILQPRAMVLGQTIEPFYIEPTGFVNTFAVRFYPYGFANFVSEPIKNLVNKETPVKQLFGIETADGLEQKIFKAENTAQRISIIENFLLNRLNSEKTINSIVKNTVDALLSTNGSTSITSIFKDNPSRRRQLERNFRKQIGVSPKQLGKVIRLQTALKMLLDQKSKNLTDIAYKSEYFDQAHFIKDFRDFTGINPKEFLAHESLALSALFYK; encoded by the coding sequence ATGAACTATCAAACATACGAAGCACATATTGACTTAAAGCCGCTTGTTAGCTGCTATTGGACGTTAGAAGTGCCCAAACAGTCTGAACCGCAAAAACAACGAATAGTCCCTGACGGTTGTATTGAAATGGCGTTTATTCTCGGAGACGATATAAAGCGGTACACTTCCGAAAATGAATTTATACTTCAACCTCGTGCAATGGTACTCGGACAAACAATTGAACCTTTTTACATTGAACCAACAGGATTCGTCAATACATTTGCTGTCCGCTTTTATCCTTATGGTTTTGCCAATTTTGTTTCTGAACCAATCAAAAACTTGGTAAATAAAGAAACGCCAGTGAAACAACTTTTTGGAATAGAAACCGCAGATGGTTTGGAACAAAAAATATTCAAAGCAGAAAACACAGCACAACGGATAAGCATTATCGAAAATTTTCTTTTAAACAGGCTTAATAGCGAAAAAACAATTAATTCTATTGTAAAAAACACCGTTGACGCCCTTTTATCTACCAACGGAAGTACTTCAATAACATCAATTTTTAAAGATAACCCTTCCAGACGGAGGCAACTTGAAAGAAACTTCAGAAAGCAAATTGGGGTTAGTCCTAAACAGTTGGGAAAGGTAATTCGACTACAGACAGCTTTAAAAATGTTGCTCGACCAAAAGTCCAAAAACCTGACCGATATTGCCTATAAAAGTGAATATTTTGACCAAGCACACTTTATAAAAGACTTTAGGGATTTTACGGGAATAAATCCCAAAGAATTTCTCGCACACGAAAGTCTGGCTCTTTCTGCTCTTTTTTACAAATAA